A genomic region of Cannabis sativa cultivar Pink pepper isolate KNU-18-1 chromosome 1, ASM2916894v1, whole genome shotgun sequence contains the following coding sequences:
- the LOC115718658 gene encoding uncharacterized protein LOC115718658 isoform X1 encodes MSSSDFESPKKTSKNTQSPSSTRGVKRKCIGETSKWNKVPQYMISQTKRFGTKVQPFNDLSVISDLNTTFTNKQKELFKATPFGHFLKFLKDLKFQAQLVHHIMLREVYSMSEDVEFWFKINGTMVRFSIEEFSLITVLKCHGNDDETIFVEKDESLKKVLFKESKGLITKKEVRNAFIRKRAKGDVNMVKLGLVYFLANFLFGIVPETKVSNFFWNIVDSDDATFQQFPYGKLLWEKSRHSMRLSLMKKEEIFEKMFDGETGKVQLYSYKLFGFPYAFLIWIFETIPALSPTFCEKVCDDAQRILCWKCTRKPSYSALNKKIFTRKKVNLLVYLL; translated from the exons ATGTCTTCATCTGATTTTGAATCTCCGAagaaaacatctaaaaatacGCAATCCCCTTCTTCTACTCGTGGTGTGAAAAGAAAGTGCATTGGTGAAACATCTAAATGGAACAAG GTTCCTCAATATATGATATCCCAAACAAAGCGATTTGGAACAAAAGTACAACCTTTCAATGATCTCTCAGTAATTTCTGACTTGAACACTACTTTCACTAATAAACAGAAGGAGCTGTTTAAAGCAACACCTTTTggacattttttaaaatttctaaagGATCTTAAATTTCAAGCTCAGTTAGTACATCACATCATGTTGAGAGAGGTCTATTCGATGTCTGAAGATGTTGAGTTTTGGTTTAAGATAAATGGGACTATGGTAAGGTTCTCGATAGAGGAATTTTCCTTGATTACTGTGTTGAAATGTCATGGTAACGATGATGAAACTATCTTTGTTGAGAAGGATGAGAGTTTGAAGAAAGTACTTTTTAAGGAAAGTAAGGGTTTGATAACAAAAAAAGAAGTTAGGAATGCTTTCATTCGGAAGAGAGCAAAAGGGGATGTGAATATGGTCAAACTTGGTTTGGTCTATTTTCTTGCTAATTTTTTGTTTGGTATTGTTCCCGAAACCAAAGTGAGCAATTTCTTTTGGAATATTGTTGATTCAGATGATGCCACTTTTCAACAATTCCCATATGGTAAACTTTTATGGGAAAAATCTCGTCATTCAATGAGATTAAGTCTCATGAAAAAAGAAGAGATTTTTGAGAAGATGTTTGATGGGGAAACAGGAAAAGTTCAACTATATTCCTACAAGCTATTTGGTTTTCCATATGCATTTTTGATATGGATATTTGAGACTATTCCTGCTCTTTCTCCAACTTTTTGTGAGAAGGTTTGTGATGATGCTCAAAGGATTTTATGCTGGAAATGTACACGCAAACCGAGTTATTCCgcattaaataagaaaatttttacCCGAAAAAAGGTAAATTTATTGGTTTATTTATTGTAG